In Phyllobacterium zundukense, the following are encoded in one genomic region:
- a CDS encoding phosphatase PAP2 family protein: protein MAIYAAAAFVVTMIALSRMYLQAHWPSDVLAGLLFGTGVVSVFAFVIHDRPIAGSVGKMAAILGLVLAIVYPFHVRSSFDTAKIKYANQLQIQAMTTRIG, encoded by the coding sequence ATGGCCATCTACGCCGCCGCCGCCTTTGTGGTCACAATGATCGCCCTTTCCCGAATGTATCTTCAAGCGCATTGGCCAAGCGACGTTCTTGCAGGTCTGTTATTTGGTACCGGCGTCGTTTCGGTTTTTGCTTTTGTGATTCATGATCGACCGATTGCAGGGTCGGTAGGTAAAATGGCGGCAATACTTGGTCTGGTGTTGGCAATCGTCTATCCGTTTCATGTCAGATCATCCTTTGACACAGCGAAGATCAAATATGCCAACCAACTCCAGATCCAGGCCATGACCACGAGGATTGGCTGA
- a CDS encoding cold-shock protein: MTTGTVKWFNTTKGFGFIQPDNGGADAFVHISAVERAGMREIVEGQKIAYEMVRDAKSGKMSAEQLQAG, encoded by the coding sequence ATGACCACTGGCACAGTTAAATGGTTTAATACTACAAAAGGTTTCGGTTTTATTCAGCCCGACAATGGCGGTGCGGATGCCTTCGTTCACATCTCGGCAGTCGAGCGCGCAGGAATGCGCGAAATCGTCGAAGGTCAGAAGATCGCCTACGAAATGGTTCGCGATGCCAAGTCGGGCAAGATGTCCGCAGAACAGCTTCAGGCTGGTTAA
- a CDS encoding DUF6481 family protein yields the protein MKHVQDFADRRNAAAEAKKALLKKFVTAPKANDPQMVAKRTEREALSAARAARRAERERLFQEEQNRQQVEAAAVIEAAAAEANAREADAKNRISRVVSDEAERKAERDRRYAARKARQG from the coding sequence TTGAAACATGTTCAGGACTTCGCCGATCGGCGCAATGCGGCTGCCGAGGCCAAAAAAGCCCTCCTTAAAAAGTTTGTGACTGCGCCAAAAGCCAATGATCCCCAAATGGTCGCCAAACGCACGGAGCGGGAGGCACTTTCGGCAGCCCGTGCGGCGAGGCGAGCGGAGCGAGAGCGCTTGTTCCAGGAAGAGCAAAATCGTCAGCAGGTAGAGGCAGCAGCCGTCATCGAAGCTGCCGCGGCGGAAGCCAACGCGCGGGAAGCTGATGCCAAGAACCGCATCTCCCGCGTTGTGTCAGACGAAGCCGAGCGCAAGGCTGAACGTGACCGGCGCTATGCGGCGCGCAAAGCGCGGCAAGGCTAG
- a CDS encoding host attachment family protein — protein MAGPARSTMAIAASNAGRKLNLFQNVSEDAIPKLNALAEADVDTETNNASAGRKSSSANPDQGQANEDNFAAGIADLLNQRVLKGRITGLVIIAAPKALGELRKHYHKELVSILIGEISKDLTGHSVQEIEKAIASA, from the coding sequence ATGGCCGGTCCGGCGCGCTCGACGATGGCGATAGCCGCGAGCAATGCCGGGCGCAAGTTGAATCTTTTTCAGAATGTTAGTGAGGACGCAATTCCAAAACTAAATGCTCTTGCAGAAGCCGATGTCGACACCGAAACAAACAACGCAAGTGCTGGACGCAAGAGCAGTTCGGCAAATCCCGATCAAGGCCAAGCTAACGAGGACAATTTTGCTGCCGGAATTGCAGACTTGCTTAATCAGCGGGTGCTCAAGGGAAGGATCACTGGCCTCGTTATAATCGCAGCACCCAAAGCTCTTGGAGAGTTGCGAAAGCATTATCATAAGGAACTTGTATCAATCCTGATTGGTGAGATTTCGAAAGACCTGACAGGGCATTCGGTCCAAGAGATCGAAAAGGCTATAGCATCAGCGTGA
- a CDS encoding aldehyde dehydrogenase family protein codes for MSGVTFDGKWTAPEAVADVIEPATGKKLGRIGMAGPAEIASAAAKARLAQPVWAAVSYERRAEILRTADRVAEEHREEIADWLVRESGSIRPKAEFEVTLTIKALCHAALNCKNAADHA; via the coding sequence TTGAGCGGCGTTACTTTCGATGGCAAATGGACCGCGCCCGAAGCTGTCGCGGATGTCATCGAGCCTGCGACGGGCAAGAAGCTCGGTCGGATCGGCATGGCTGGGCCGGCCGAGATCGCCTCTGCCGCCGCCAAAGCCCGCTTGGCGCAGCCGGTCTGGGCCGCGGTATCCTATGAGCGGCGCGCCGAAATCCTGCGGACGGCCGACCGCGTAGCGGAAGAGCACCGGGAAGAAATCGCCGACTGGCTGGTGCGCGAGTCCGGCTCCATCCGGCCGAAGGCAGAGTTCGAGGTCACGCTCACCATCAAGGCGCTCTGTCACGCTGCACTTAACTGTAAGAATGCGGCCGATCACGCTTAA
- the pcaD gene encoding 3-oxoadipate enol-lactonase: MPYLDLPSHRLHYRIDGDTAGSQSKPWLIFCNSLGTDLHMWDAQVAGLWRHFRMLRYDRRGHGLSSAPPPPYGLSDLGNDVLALLDALQIERVHFCGLSIGGLTGQWLGIHAGQRLGSIAVCATSAKIGTAESWTARMDAVRENGLAALTAATAERWFSPSFNAVEPGGTVGKVLDSFVATSIDGYIGCCAALAGADLRDGIERIANPLLAVSGDDDPVCPPADLESIAAGVQQGRHLSLPGRHIVNIESAHTFNAALLEFFNSNAVDDSRVNHSCAEEFSVLQPTWRAVDTET; the protein is encoded by the coding sequence ATGCCTTATCTCGATCTTCCCAGTCATCGCCTCCATTACCGCATCGACGGCGACACGGCTGGCAGCCAAAGCAAGCCCTGGCTTATCTTCTGCAATTCGCTCGGCACCGACCTTCACATGTGGGACGCGCAGGTGGCCGGACTGTGGCGGCATTTCCGCATGCTGCGGTATGATCGTCGCGGTCACGGACTGTCGTCGGCTCCACCGCCGCCATACGGTCTCTCCGACCTCGGCAACGACGTGCTCGCGCTGCTCGATGCGCTGCAAATAGAGCGAGTGCATTTCTGCGGTCTGTCTATCGGCGGCCTCACGGGGCAGTGGCTGGGCATTCATGCCGGGCAGCGCCTTGGCAGTATCGCTGTGTGCGCGACATCCGCGAAGATCGGTACCGCCGAAAGCTGGACCGCGCGAATGGACGCCGTGCGGGAGAACGGTCTTGCGGCACTGACCGCCGCCACCGCCGAACGCTGGTTCTCTCCGAGTTTCAACGCAGTCGAACCCGGCGGCACCGTCGGCAAGGTGCTCGACAGTTTTGTCGCCACGTCGATCGATGGATATATCGGCTGCTGTGCCGCTCTGGCCGGGGCCGACTTGCGCGATGGTATCGAACGGATCGCCAACCCTCTGCTCGCGGTTTCCGGCGATGACGACCCGGTGTGCCCGCCAGCCGACCTGGAAAGCATTGCCGCCGGCGTGCAACAGGGCCGGCATCTGTCGTTGCCCGGCCGGCATATCGTCAACATCGAGTCGGCGCACACCTTCAACGCCGCACTTCTGGAATTTTTCAACAGCAATGCGGTAGACGACAGTCGAGTAAATCATTCATGCGCGGAGGAGTTTTCTGTACTTCAGCCGACTTGGCGGGCGGTCGACACTGAAACTTGA
- a CDS encoding MFS transporter, whose amino-acid sequence MRTIDVNEAIDNNPFGGFQWLVVGLCALLLIVDGYDVFVAGTVLPTLIAEWGLSKPQAGALQAWALFGMMFGALFFGPLADRIGRKKGIAISFVLFTVSTLLTGLASSPGEFKIFRFVAGLGCGGLMPNAVALMNEYAPKRLRGTMVALMFSGYSVGGMVAAGLGIGLIPQFGWKPMFFVAALPLVLLPVILWKLPESLGFLIRQGEQEKAKRIYAKIDPSARLGEADRLVFSEIKGASASVAELFRHQRTLRTLMLWVAFFCCLLLVYLLSSWLPKVLQEAGYAEKASLLSLFSLNFGGMVGAIAGGRLGDRFGLPKVVVGFFVAAAVSIALIGFNPSAGLLFLMVFVAGATTIGTQILLYASVAQLYNLSVRSTGLGWASGVGRIGAIVGPTMGGALLAMEFPIQQNFLIFSIPAAIAALAMLVFAISNARRAVAVQLAAA is encoded by the coding sequence ATGCGCACCATCGATGTGAATGAGGCTATAGACAACAATCCGTTCGGCGGATTTCAATGGTTGGTAGTGGGGCTCTGCGCCCTGCTGCTGATCGTCGACGGCTATGACGTGTTCGTCGCCGGCACCGTGTTGCCGACGCTGATCGCCGAGTGGGGCCTGAGCAAGCCGCAGGCCGGCGCGCTGCAGGCCTGGGCGCTATTCGGCATGATGTTCGGCGCTCTCTTTTTCGGACCGCTGGCCGACAGGATCGGCCGCAAGAAGGGCATCGCCATCAGCTTCGTGCTCTTCACGGTGTCCACTCTGCTCACCGGCCTCGCCAGCTCGCCGGGCGAGTTCAAGATCTTCCGTTTCGTCGCCGGTCTGGGGTGCGGCGGGCTCATGCCGAATGCGGTGGCGCTGATGAACGAGTATGCGCCCAAGCGCCTTCGCGGCACAATGGTGGCTCTGATGTTCTCGGGTTATTCGGTCGGCGGCATGGTCGCGGCGGGCCTCGGCATCGGCCTCATCCCGCAGTTCGGCTGGAAGCCAATGTTCTTCGTCGCCGCGCTGCCGCTGGTGCTGTTGCCGGTCATCCTGTGGAAGCTGCCGGAATCGCTCGGCTTCCTCATCCGTCAGGGCGAGCAGGAGAAGGCGAAGCGGATCTACGCCAAGATTGATCCCTCCGCGCGCCTCGGCGAGGCCGACAGGCTGGTCTTTTCCGAAATCAAGGGCGCGTCCGCGTCGGTCGCGGAGCTGTTCCGTCACCAACGTACGCTGCGTACACTCATGCTGTGGGTCGCCTTCTTCTGCTGCCTGCTGCTCGTCTATCTCCTGTCGTCCTGGCTGCCGAAGGTGCTGCAGGAAGCCGGCTATGCCGAGAAGGCGAGCCTGCTCAGCCTATTCTCGCTCAATTTCGGCGGCATGGTCGGAGCGATCGCTGGCGGTCGGTTGGGCGACCGGTTCGGTCTGCCAAAGGTGGTGGTCGGCTTCTTCGTTGCTGCTGCCGTGTCGATCGCGCTGATCGGCTTCAACCCGTCCGCTGGGCTGCTGTTTCTGATGGTGTTCGTTGCGGGCGCCACCACCATCGGCACGCAGATCCTGCTCTATGCCAGCGTGGCCCAGCTCTATAACCTGTCCGTCCGCTCCACGGGGCTCGGCTGGGCTTCGGGCGTTGGCCGCATCGGTGCCATTGTCGGCCCCACCATGGGCGGCGCGCTGCTGGCGATGGAATTTCCGATCCAGCAGAACTTTCTGATCTTCTCCATCCCTGCGGCGATCGCGGCTCTGGCGATGCTGGTGTTCGCGATAAGCAACGCACGCCGCGCCGTCGCCGTGCAGCTTGCCGCGGCATAG
- the benD gene encoding benzoate diol dehydrogenase BenD, which yields MSTARFADRFAGKVLVVTGAAQGIGRTVAIRAAEEGGKVVFVDRADFIADVAAEARDAETAAFKADLETYEGAAAAMQFAEARFGGIDILINNVGGAIRMRPYAEFEPQQIDAEIRRSLMPTLYCCHAVLPHLFNRGGGTIVNVSSNATRGIHRVPYSAAKGGVNAITQSLAMELAERNIRVVATAPGGTEAPPRRVPRNAAGDTETEKAWMAVVVDQVKQSSFMKRYGTIDEQAAPILFLASDEASYITGSVLPVAGGDLG from the coding sequence ATGAGCACCGCGCGCTTCGCGGATCGCTTTGCCGGCAAGGTGCTGGTCGTGACCGGCGCCGCGCAGGGCATCGGCCGCACCGTAGCGATCCGCGCGGCAGAGGAAGGCGGCAAGGTGGTCTTCGTCGATCGCGCCGACTTCATCGCCGATGTTGCGGCCGAGGCACGAGATGCCGAAACCGCGGCATTCAAGGCTGACCTCGAAACCTATGAAGGCGCGGCGGCAGCGATGCAGTTTGCCGAGGCGCGGTTCGGCGGCATCGACATCCTGATCAACAATGTCGGTGGGGCGATCCGCATGCGCCCCTATGCTGAATTCGAGCCGCAGCAGATCGATGCCGAGATCCGCCGCTCGCTGATGCCGACGCTCTACTGCTGTCACGCTGTCCTGCCGCACCTGTTCAATCGCGGCGGCGGCACGATTGTCAACGTTTCCTCGAACGCCACGCGCGGCATCCACCGCGTGCCCTATTCGGCGGCCAAGGGCGGAGTTAACGCCATCACCCAATCGCTGGCGATGGAACTGGCGGAACGCAACATCCGCGTGGTCGCCACGGCGCCCGGCGGGACGGAGGCGCCGCCGCGCCGCGTCCCGCGCAATGCCGCCGGCGACACGGAGACAGAGAAGGCGTGGATGGCCGTGGTCGTGGATCAGGTGAAGCAGTCCAGCTTCATGAAGCGGTACGGGACTATCGACGAACAGGCCGCGCCGATCCTGTTCCTGGCCTCCGACGAGGCGTCCTACATCACCGGCAGCGTGCTGCCCGTCGCCGGAGGTGATCTCGGCTGA
- the benC gene encoding benzoate 1,2-dioxygenase electron transfer component BenC, which yields MACYSIALNFEDGLTRFIECKDGEKVLDAAFRSKINLPMDCSDGVCGTCKCRAESGSYDLGDDFIDDALTADEAESGLVLTCQMKPTSDCVIAVPTTSVACKTGQQKFSATVARVSPHNDAAIMLELDVDAAPAFLPGQYVNIDVPCSGQSRSYSFSSAPGEGRIGFLIKKIPGGLMSGWLERAEVGTKLELTGPLGSFYLRDVQRPLLFLAGGTGLAPFLSMLEVLARENSRQNIHLIYGVTRDLDLVLVEEIEAHRARLPNFSFTTVVAEEASDHPRKGWVTQHMPVEVLNGGDVDVYLCGPPPMVDAVRRHFDDNDVKPNSFHYEKFTPNAVVKEAA from the coding sequence ATGGCCTGCTACAGCATCGCATTAAACTTCGAGGACGGGCTGACCCGTTTCATCGAGTGCAAGGACGGCGAGAAGGTTCTCGATGCCGCCTTTCGCAGCAAGATCAACCTGCCGATGGACTGTTCCGACGGCGTGTGCGGGACCTGCAAGTGCCGCGCGGAGAGCGGCAGCTACGACCTCGGCGACGACTTCATCGACGACGCCTTGACCGCCGACGAGGCCGAGAGCGGTCTTGTGCTGACCTGCCAGATGAAGCCGACCTCGGATTGCGTGATCGCCGTGCCGACGACGTCGGTCGCCTGCAAGACGGGGCAGCAGAAGTTCTCCGCGACAGTGGCGCGCGTGAGCCCGCACAACGATGCGGCCATCATGCTGGAGCTGGACGTGGACGCTGCGCCTGCCTTCCTGCCCGGCCAATACGTCAACATCGACGTGCCGTGCAGCGGCCAGAGCCGCTCCTATTCGTTCAGCTCGGCGCCCGGCGAAGGGCGCATCGGCTTTCTGATCAAGAAGATACCCGGCGGGCTGATGAGCGGCTGGCTGGAGCGTGCCGAGGTCGGCACGAAACTCGAACTCACAGGGCCGCTGGGGAGTTTCTATCTCCGCGACGTCCAGAGGCCGCTGCTGTTCCTCGCCGGCGGCACGGGGCTTGCGCCATTCCTGTCGATGCTGGAAGTGCTGGCGCGCGAGAATTCGCGGCAGAACATCCACCTGATCTATGGCGTGACGCGTGATCTCGACCTGGTGCTGGTCGAGGAGATCGAGGCGCACAGAGCGCGCCTGCCCAACTTCAGCTTCACGACGGTGGTGGCCGAGGAGGCCTCGGACCATCCGCGCAAAGGCTGGGTCACCCAGCACATGCCGGTCGAGGTGCTGAACGGCGGCGACGTCGACGTCTATCTCTGCGGCCCGCCGCCGATGGTCGATGCGGTGCGCAGGCATTTCGACGACAACGACGTGAAGCCGAACAGCTTCCACTACGAAAAGTTCACGCCTAATGCGGTCGTGAAGGAGGCAGCATGA
- the benB gene encoding benzoate 1,2-dioxygenase small subunit has translation MSISYDAICAFLYREARLLDDREWDEWLTCYAPDVTYWMPAWDDDDQITEDPHSQISLIYYPNRDGLEDRVFRIKTERSGASTPEPRTSHNVTNVEVLAVRGGEVDVRYNFHTLNHRYKVTDQFFGTLFVTLRKSDDVLLIASKKIVLKNDYIRQVIDVYHI, from the coding sequence ATGAGCATCTCCTACGACGCCATCTGTGCCTTCCTCTACCGGGAAGCGCGCCTTCTGGACGATCGCGAATGGGACGAATGGCTGACCTGCTATGCCCCCGACGTGACCTACTGGATGCCAGCCTGGGACGACGACGACCAGATCACCGAGGATCCGCACTCGCAGATCTCGCTGATCTACTACCCCAACCGCGATGGACTGGAAGACCGCGTGTTCCGCATCAAGACCGAGCGTTCCGGCGCATCCACGCCGGAACCGCGCACCAGCCACAACGTGACCAATGTCGAAGTGTTGGCGGTCCGGGGCGGCGAGGTCGATGTGCGCTACAACTTCCACACGTTGAACCATCGCTACAAGGTCACCGACCAGTTCTTCGGAACCCTGTTCGTCACCCTGCGCAAGAGCGACGACGTGCTGCTGATCGCCAGCAAGAAGATCGTGCTGAAGAACGACTACATCCGCCAGGTCATCGACGTCTATCACATCTGA
- a CDS encoding Rieske 2Fe-2S domain-containing protein produces the protein MSAIIDKARDLDHLLATAVQDDKEAGIFRCRRDIFTNEDLFELEMKHIFESNWVYLAHESQIPENNDYYTTYIGRQPVVVTRDKNGELHAVINACAHRGAMLCRRKHGNKGSFTCPFHGWTFSNTGKLLKVKDEKSTQYPPQFAQEGSHDLKRVPRFESYRGFLFGSLNDEVATLEDYLSETKVIIDQIVDQAPNGLEVLRGNSSYIYDGNWKLQMENGCDGYHVSSVHWNYAATMGRRKEEGTKAVDANSWSRSVAGVYGFDNGHILLWTNTMNPEVRPVYNHRDEIKARVGEDKADFIVNQTRNLCLYPNVFLMDQFSTQIRVTRPISVDKTEISIFCFAPKGESAADRALRIRQYEDFFNVSGMGTADDLEEFRACQAGYAGTAALWNDLSRGAPLWIDGPDENAKRMGIEPLLSGERSEDEGLFVRQHEYWAKVMRDALVAEKQGVVA, from the coding sequence ATGTCTGCAATTATCGACAAAGCCCGGGACCTGGATCATCTGCTCGCCACCGCCGTGCAGGACGACAAGGAGGCCGGCATATTCCGTTGCCGCCGCGACATCTTCACGAACGAAGACCTGTTCGAACTGGAGATGAAGCACATCTTCGAAAGCAACTGGGTCTATCTGGCCCACGAAAGCCAGATTCCTGAGAACAACGACTACTATACGACCTATATCGGCCGTCAGCCGGTTGTCGTCACCCGCGACAAAAACGGGGAACTGCATGCGGTCATCAATGCCTGCGCCCATCGCGGCGCCATGCTGTGCCGGCGCAAGCACGGCAACAAGGGCAGCTTCACCTGTCCCTTCCACGGCTGGACGTTTTCTAACACGGGCAAACTGCTGAAGGTCAAGGACGAGAAATCCACCCAGTATCCGCCCCAGTTCGCGCAGGAAGGATCGCACGACCTGAAGCGCGTTCCGCGGTTCGAGAGCTATCGGGGCTTTCTGTTCGGCAGCCTGAATGACGAGGTAGCGACGCTCGAGGACTATCTCAGCGAGACGAAGGTCATCATCGACCAGATCGTCGACCAGGCGCCGAATGGGCTGGAAGTGCTGCGGGGCAATTCGTCCTACATCTACGATGGCAACTGGAAGCTGCAGATGGAGAATGGCTGCGACGGCTATCACGTCAGCTCCGTGCACTGGAACTACGCCGCCACTATGGGCCGGCGCAAGGAGGAGGGCACGAAGGCCGTCGACGCCAACAGCTGGAGCCGCTCGGTCGCGGGCGTCTACGGCTTTGACAACGGCCACATCCTGCTGTGGACCAATACGATGAACCCCGAGGTTCGTCCGGTCTACAACCACCGCGACGAGATCAAGGCACGCGTCGGCGAGGACAAGGCGGATTTCATCGTCAACCAGACCCGCAATCTCTGCCTCTATCCAAACGTCTTCCTGATGGACCAGTTCAGCACGCAGATCCGCGTGACGCGCCCGATCAGCGTCGACAAGACCGAGATCAGCATCTTCTGCTTCGCGCCCAAAGGCGAAAGTGCCGCCGACCGCGCGCTGCGCATCCGCCAGTACGAGGACTTCTTCAACGTCTCCGGCATGGGCACGGCCGATGACCTGGAGGAATTCCGCGCCTGCCAGGCCGGCTATGCCGGCACCGCTGCGCTATGGAACGACCTTTCGCGCGGCGCGCCGCTCTGGATCGATGGTCCTGACGAAAACGCAAAGAGGATGGGCATCGAGCCGCTGCTGTCCGGCGAGCGCAGCGAGGACGAGGGCCTGTTCGTCCGCCAGCACGAATACTGGGCCAAGGTGATGCGTGATGCCCTCGTGGCCGAGAAGCAAGGAGTGGTCGCATGA
- the catA gene encoding catechol 1,2-dioxygenase — protein MSVEIFGKPEIQDFLKVLSGLDNNGGNPRVKQIVHRIMSDLFKAIDDLDITPDEYWTGIAWLNEIGATSQAGLISPGLGLDHFLDERLDAIDEALGIENPTPRTIEGPLYVAGAPVSHGFARLDDGTDEDGHTLIMHGTVFGADGEPLPGATVEVWHCDTRGFYSQFDPTGKQVPFNMRRTIVADERGCYKFRSIVPHGYGVPPGSPTERLLSALGRHGQRPAHIHLFISADDHRKLTTQINIEGDPLVNDDFAYATRDGLVPALIERTDEASIKANGLSGPFAEIEFDIHLTALVNGVDNQINEQRKRAAA, from the coding sequence ATGAGTGTAGAAATTTTCGGCAAACCGGAGATCCAGGACTTTCTCAAGGTCCTGAGCGGCCTCGACAACAACGGCGGAAATCCGCGTGTCAAGCAGATCGTCCACCGGATCATGTCAGACCTGTTCAAGGCCATTGATGATCTCGACATCACCCCCGACGAATACTGGACCGGCATCGCCTGGCTCAACGAGATCGGCGCCACCAGCCAGGCCGGCCTGATCTCGCCCGGTCTTGGTCTCGACCATTTCCTCGACGAGCGCCTCGACGCGATCGATGAGGCGCTCGGCATCGAAAACCCGACCCCGCGCACCATCGAAGGCCCGCTCTATGTGGCAGGCGCGCCCGTATCACACGGATTTGCCCGTCTCGACGACGGCACCGACGAAGACGGCCACACCCTGATCATGCATGGCACCGTCTTCGGCGCCGACGGCGAGCCGTTGCCGGGGGCCACCGTCGAAGTCTGGCACTGCGACACCCGCGGTTTCTATTCGCAATTCGACCCGACGGGAAAGCAGGTGCCGTTCAACATGCGCCGCACGATCGTCGCGGACGAAAGGGGCTGTTACAAGTTCCGCAGCATCGTGCCGCACGGCTATGGCGTGCCGCCGGGCAGCCCGACCGAGCGGTTGTTGTCGGCACTCGGTCGCCATGGCCAGCGCCCGGCGCATATCCACCTGTTCATCAGCGCCGACGACCATCGCAAGCTGACGACCCAGATCAACATCGAAGGCGATCCGCTGGTCAATGACGATTTCGCTTATGCGACGCGCGACGGTCTGGTTCCGGCGCTCATCGAGCGAACCGATGAGGCCAGCATCAAAGCCAATGGCCTGAGCGGCCCGTTTGCCGAGATCGAGTTCGACATTCACCTGACAGCTCTGGTGAATGGCGTCGACAACCAGATCAACGAGCAGCGCAAGCGCGCAGCCGCGTAA
- the catC gene encoding muconolactone Delta-isomerase, with product MLFHVRMDVNIPHDLPAAEAAEIIARERAYSQELQRSGKWRHIWRIAGQYANYSVFEVKDNAELHEILSGLPLFRFMDIEATPLLRHPSAVRDDDS from the coding sequence ATGCTGTTTCATGTACGGATGGATGTAAACATTCCCCATGACCTTCCCGCGGCAGAGGCGGCCGAGATCATCGCCCGGGAAAGGGCCTATTCGCAGGAGCTGCAACGTAGTGGTAAATGGCGGCACATCTGGCGCATCGCCGGCCAGTACGCGAACTACAGCGTCTTCGAAGTGAAGGACAATGCGGAGCTGCACGAGATTCTGTCAGGGCTGCCGTTGTTCAGGTTCATGGATATCGAGGCGACGCCGCTGCTTCGACATCCCTCGGCGGTCCGTGACGACGATAGCTAG
- a CDS encoding muconate/chloromuconate family cycloisomerase: MSTEIRISAIETIILDLPTIRPHRLSMVTMNRQSITIVRVRCSDGFEGLGEGTTIGGLAYGPESPEGMKLTIDAYIAPLLIGRDATRIQAAMDVVVKAVKGNHFAKCAVEVALIDCHARRLGLPMSELLGGRRRDSLPIAWTLASGDTVKDIDEAQAMLDRRRHKDFKLKIGVKSIDDDIRHVSAIRKALPDLASIRVDVNMAWREREARNAIQALADAGCVLVEQPVPGIAALARLRRNCPIAIMADEALVGPESALEAATARAADVFSIKIEQAGGLFAAARVIAIAETAGVGIYGGTMLEGPIGTIAASQLMATVKELEWGTEFFGPLLLTEELLEEPLRFENFELQLPTGPGLGVMLSEEAVDRFRRGGKHASSLRVVG; this comes from the coding sequence GTGTCTACGGAAATCCGTATCAGTGCGATCGAAACGATTATACTCGATCTGCCCACCATCCGGCCCCATCGGCTGTCGATGGTGACCATGAACCGGCAGAGCATCACGATCGTCCGCGTCCGCTGCTCCGACGGCTTCGAGGGGCTCGGAGAGGGGACGACGATCGGCGGTCTCGCTTATGGGCCGGAAAGTCCGGAAGGCATGAAGTTGACGATCGACGCGTATATCGCGCCGCTGCTGATCGGCCGTGATGCGACGCGCATCCAGGCTGCCATGGACGTCGTCGTCAAAGCGGTAAAGGGAAATCACTTCGCCAAATGCGCGGTCGAGGTGGCGCTCATCGATTGCCATGCGCGCCGCCTCGGTCTGCCGATGTCGGAACTACTCGGTGGGCGGCGCCGTGACAGCCTTCCAATTGCCTGGACGCTCGCCTCCGGCGACACCGTCAAGGACATCGATGAGGCGCAAGCCATGCTCGACCGGCGGCGCCACAAGGACTTCAAGCTGAAGATCGGGGTAAAGTCGATTGACGATGATATCCGCCATGTGAGCGCCATCCGCAAGGCGCTGCCGGACCTGGCCTCCATCCGGGTCGACGTGAACATGGCGTGGCGGGAGCGAGAGGCGCGCAATGCGATCCAGGCTCTGGCCGACGCGGGCTGTGTACTGGTCGAACAACCAGTGCCGGGGATCGCAGCGCTCGCCCGTCTGCGGCGGAATTGCCCGATTGCCATCATGGCCGACGAGGCTCTCGTTGGACCGGAAAGCGCCCTCGAGGCGGCGACCGCGCGGGCAGCCGACGTGTTCTCGATCAAGATCGAGCAGGCGGGAGGGTTGTTCGCCGCCGCCCGGGTGATCGCGATCGCGGAAACCGCGGGTGTAGGCATTTATGGCGGCACCATGCTGGAGGGGCCGATCGGCACGATCGCCGCCTCGCAGTTGATGGCAACCGTCAAGGAACTGGAATGGGGCACCGAGTTCTTTGGTCCCCTGCTTCTGACCGAGGAACTCCTAGAGGAGCCGCTCCGCTTCGAGAACTTCGAGCTACAATTGCCGACGGGTCCCGGCCTCGGGGTGATGCTCTCCGAGGAGGCCGTCGATCGTTTCCGCAGGGGCGGCAAGCACGCTTCGAGCTTGCGTGTGGTGGGGTGA